The following is a genomic window from Chanos chanos chromosome 1, fChaCha1.1, whole genome shotgun sequence.
TTTCTGAggacaataataacaacaaccatGCAGGATCCACAGGCACCGTGCCCAGACCGGTCCCAGAGACCCGGACCCCTGCGGAACCGGTGTGCACTACGCAACCTGTGGCCTCTGTGTCCAGAGTGAGTCCGCCCTTCCAGTATATCTAGCCTGTCCTAATTCGGAAGCTTCCGACAGGTTTACTTGatttggaaacttttttttttaagggaattAATAGGATGTACTGCTCAGCTGTAACAGAACTGCCTGTTTCCTTATATTCTACAGGTCAAACGGACCAACCTGAAAAAGCCTGGCTCAGAAAGAACTGGCCATGGCTTGCGGGTCAAGTTCAACCCACTGGCCCTGCTGCTGGATGCTTCTCTGGAGGGAGAGTTTGATCTGGTGCAAAGGATTATCTATGAGGTACGGTGCTGATGACAGACAGGAGCCATCTGCCTCACTCCACTTTTGGATATGAGAAATAACATCTGCTCTTTTTCCTTTGACTGATGAGGAAATGTAAACAAACTCCTTTTAATGCTGTTGATTTAACTAATGAAGCTTAGGACCTGCTTAGTGAAAAGACatcttaataaaataaaataaacaataaaaagtaaaaaaaaaaatagaatataaGTAAAAGGTTTTCATTCATATTCCATGCTATCTTTGAGTACATCAAACGTACCTAAGAGAACTTTGTATTGCTAAGACACTTGGCAACTGCGAAACCTGGTTTTTAATGCAGGAATATTATTTGAACCTGTTCTCATTCAGGTGGATGACCCTAGCACTCCTAATGATGAAGGCATTACACCACTGCATAATGCAGTCTGTGCAGGACACCATCACATTGTGAAGTTCCTGCTAGACTTTGGGGTCAATGTCAATGCAACAGACAGTGATGGATGGTAaggccacaaacacacacacacacatacacacacacatacacatgcatacatacatacctacacacatacatacacatacatatctatgtaatataaataatattttggcAGTTCACTGTATTTACATACTCCAAATACAGTTAGAgagtttcaaaatgttttgtgtaGCACTTTTTTCTGTGAGGTGTTATGGTGTTTCTCTCAATGTATGACTGCATTAAATGATTATAAGTACTCAGTAGGATATTTCAAGGAGATGAACTAGTTCAGAGAGATTAACTTCAGCCGTTGAGGAGTTAAATTTGTCATTTAGGTGCATTTTGCCCACCTCTAATGATGTCCTATGCCTTTTGGTCTACCAGGACCCCTCTGCACTGTGCTGCCTCCTGCAACAGTGTCCACCTCTGCAAACTGCTGGTCGAGTCTGGTGCTGCCATCTTTGCCACCACCATCAGTGATGTGGAAACAGCTGCAGACAAGtgtgaggagatggaggaaggTTACATCCAATGTTCTCAGTTTCTCTATGGTAAGAGGGACTTTATATCACTCTGTGAGGGTTTCAGCGTTTGTCTCACCTGTATTTAACGTCAGCAGGGCCGCTGAGCATTCGATTAAGAGGAGAGGGGGATTTGCAGAGATTTGTGGGCTTAACTGGGGTAATACAAGgacctctctttatcttttctttctctggcaGGTGTGCAGGAGAAGCTGGGGGTGATGAACAAGGGGACAGTGTACGCTCTGTGGGACTATGAAGCTCAGAGTGAAGATGAGCTCTCCTTCCACGAGGGAGACTCTCTCGCTGTCATAAGTCGTAGAGACGACGCCGAGACGGAGTGGTGGTGGGCGCGGCTTAACGACAAAGAGGGATACGTCCCACGCAACCTTCTCGGGGTAAGGCCGGGCTGGACTTGGCCCAGGTTAAATATTGTCGGCCCAGTGTTTGTAGATGGTGTTGGTAACCTTAAAGagtaagaatgttttttttcctttttcacttcattttttgAGAAAACAGCTGGTCCACACCGAGGTCTTGTTTACTAAAATCTGTGCTTATGCGTGCGAAGGGAGAATGTTCTCGGGATTATTCTGTTTTCAAGGGGAGCCATTTATATCCTGCGCTATTTGTAACTGTgcattctcttcttttttagcTGTACCCACGGATCAAGCCCAGGCAGCGCTCCCTGGCATAGTGCCCTCTGGTGGTCTGGACGGGCATTGCAGGCTGTTATGACTCAGTGGAGCTGTGGAGGGAATGTTGTTTGCCTTGGACTTGAGATGACAGAGAGCATGGCTAATATGTAGTGGAGCATGTCTGGAGCTGGACCCGATCATGTACACcataggaaaaaagaaaacgtcaAGGTCCAGTCTTCAGTCTGCATCCTTGAGCTGATGTGGGTTCTGTGGCTGGACTGTTTATTTGATTGGTTTCAtgaaacacctttttttttttttgcagttctaTGCCACCTTTACCCTCTTTCAAGGaatacaatgatttttttttttcctttcctttttccaGTTTTTGAATCTCCCTGTGTGTTGGAATGggatgtgtatgtgaatgtgatgaCTGAGAAAGAGTCAGAGGATGAAGTCTAAAGTTCCCGCCGCGTGTGAACGCTCTGTGGTAATACGTTACAAAGGAAACTGCGAGAACAGAGCTCTTGTCTTTTATGGGGACAGAGCAGCTGAttcagagaaaaggaaggaaggtACTAGAAAGTGCTTTTGAAAGACCTTGAGGCTTGTGGAGCCACTGAAGGAAACTGAGGAAGTGTCCTGGTgttgaaaagtgtgtgttttcatttcacggAGGAGAATTGGGGATTTAGGAGATGAAAGACTGCTGTTTGGTGAGAGGGAAAGTATGTTTCAAAAAGAAATTGTCAGCAAACTGACACTATAATAGGTAAACTGTTAAACCCGATTGTGGGCACTCTCTCACTAGACAGGTTATGTTGGAAACATGTGATTTAAACCTGCATCCACtcataaatttaaatttaaataggATTTTATATATTCTATAATACTCTtcctgttttaatgtttgtttaatacATATTGAAAGTAATGCTTTAAATAATTTGACATTGGAATATTCCTGTTTAAACAGGAGGAAGCACTATTGCCTGTATGGACTGGCATTCAAACATCATTTATGCAATATGTCTTGTAAATGTGCACAATAAAAGGGTTCCCATAAATCAAAATTTTGTGAGAGGATTTTATGCTGTACATAGACTGCATGTCAGTGTGCAATAGTCACAAATTAAAATTTTTGGTTACAATACGTCtgcatatgaaagaaaaaaaaacatccacaggCAGTTCATGGTAGtaacactaacatacacataaaaatgGTAGTGTGTCCTCGCACAAAGACGTATACGACTGATGGACGATGTACAGGGTGCGCTAAGCGTCACGgaactgtttgtcttttctcagaTTACTCATAGTATTTGGTTTCAAAACAAATCATATCCAGCTGTGAATGATACATGCAGACCTCACAAGTTAATATGACTTAGGGACTGAGGAAAAGGGCTTTGGTGTAGACCCCTGGACAAAGTGGAACCACCAGTTCCATTATGGTTCCGTGTGGTAGTGGGAAAAGGGTAAGAACCAATTGCGTTGAAGCCAAGTAACAAACTGGCGTTGTTTCCCACAAAACATCTgactttaaatgtttaaatcttCAGCTGTTTAATAAATTGTTCGACGACCTAAAGcgacatttttttaattatagaGCCTTAGCAGAATAACGACAGTACTTTTGGTtttcagacaaatgaaaaggtgttacattttgaaatttacGCGAATCTTTTGAGATGATCCCTAGTGTACAGTACGCCACAGCTGAATATTTCATGCTGTTACACCACGTGACTCTGACAGGCGAAAATCGCAATGCCATAAAAGTGAACAGCCGAAGTAAGGTTGCATTTTCTATCTGGATGCTGTCTTGCGTAAGAGATTTTGCACGCAGGAAATGTGAATGGAAGACTTGTGTACACAAGACCAGCGTTGTAGCTATAAAACTTCAGTGCACCCGAGTAATATACCAGCTGAGTGAACTTTGTAGtctgctgaactgaactgaaccgcAGAACTAAATCCCTGACCAAACCCTTAACACATTTGTGCAGGTAAATCTAAGTTCAACATAAAGATATTCTTGACGGTAGCACGCATTTACACCTACTTTCTATGGTTATTGCTTGCTACCATGTATAGTTAGGCTACGTACGACCTTAAGTACACGATATTGATACGCGATATTGAATGCGACGGGAACCGTCAAAACTTAAATCCCTCGCTGTTTGGATTGAATCAGGACATCAAGCAACGATATTGTGATTTAAAACGATAACTGTaaagtgtttattcattttattcgTGTATTTGCAGGTAATTCGAGAACAATGTCAAATCTAGAGggatttcatttaaacactcctCTACTGGAGAGCACTGATATGTCAAAACGGGCCGGGACAACCGTCTATCTAAAAATGGAAAGTTCACAACCCTCCGGCTCATTCAAAATTCGCGGTATAGGACACTTGTGTCAATCGGTAAGTCTGCCAGTGGATTTGCTAAAGTTAAGATTCGGTGGTGGACAATGTGTATCGTGTACCCGAAATAAAACGTGTTTTCATGAACGCCCATAGATGCATTTGTTAAGACATTTTTGTTGAAACGCTAGGTATTCGCTGCTGTGTTTTTCAATGATATTCAACTGAAACAGAGTTAATAGGACATATTACGTTTTTTATTTGTATACCATGTAAATATGCACATTGATGACGTCACCCGTTATTTCTCCATGTCTTGCACCTCTAGCGTTAATTTGTAGAAATTACATGTAGCATAAACCACAGTTACGTATCGCATAAAGTGTAAGTGTAATTTTCTTTCACGTACTCCACTGCAGGTCGTAGCTTCTGGGTCAAAGGGAGTGGTTTGCTCTTCAGGTGAATTACATAATCAGTTGATTAGAGCTTATTTCAAGTTTTTTGGCAGGATAATGACATGGAGAGTTTGAATTCACACACAGTATGTTGAATACAGGTGGGAATGCTGGCATGGCCACAGCATACGCAGCGAGAAAACTCAATATCCCAGCGACCATCGTTGTGCCATCATCCACACCTCAACTGATATTGCAGAAATTGAGGGATTGGGGTGCTTCAGTCCACGTTTTTGGCAAGGTATTAACAGCCAGCACCACACAACAGTAACAGATATTTTCACTCTGGCTAATTAAGTATACTTAATTCCTTTGCCCACTgtactttatttgtttaccaATTTGTTTGTAGAAATATATGACAGCCTACATATAGAAACAGCATACAAAGTTATTTTTCCTTCACAAACACGTTTATTGTTCAAAACAGATAAAAGCCATCTGTCTTCAGGGTACtaatacatgtgtgtttgttcaggtgTGGGATGATGCTAATACGGAGGCCTTGCGTCTGGTCCAGACTGAGGGTTTGGGCTATGTTCCTCCGTTTGATCATCCGCTGCTGTGGTGAGTTCAACGGCTACAGCCACATTTTTGAATGCATGTAACCTGCAGAAACACATATTACAGTGAGGAACATTTGCTGGTGTTTTacggttaaaaagaaaaaaaaaaagaaaaaaagttgcaaaTGTCTATGCTCTGAAGAAAACAGTGACACaacagaaaatcaaatcaaacactcCAAACTAACACCTTTTGCATTTTTACTTGAAATTCTGAGCGGTCCACATATACCCGTGAACCGACGTTTTCATAGACAGGACAGACCTGCCacatcatttattttcattaatgtgcTGAGGGTAAGAAGAGAGATGTAGTTACACAGAGAATTTCTCTGTTCCCTAGGAAAGGTCACTCCAGTATTGTGTGGGAACTCAAGGCCTCTCTGCCCTCCCAGCCTGGTGCTATCGTGTTGTCGGTTGGGGGAGGAGGCCTGTTCTGTGGGGTTATGCAGGGCCTAGATGAGGTGGGCTGGGGCGATGTTCCAGTCATCTGTATGGAAACAGTGGGTGCAGACTGCCTCAACGCCGCTGTCAAAGCTGGGCAGCTAGTCACTCTACCAGATATTGTAAGGTAAGCACTGGTCGCAGGTCATTCCAATaattctgagggaaaaaaaatcactttttgttttagtgtgtcGACAGACTCTAACTTATAACGTTTTGATTGGCAGTGCAGCCAAATGTTTAGGAGCGAAAACAGCTTGCAGCCAGGCATTTGAATATAGTAAAAGGCCTAATGTCATCTCAGAAGTGGTGACAGATCTCCAGGCACTGGAAGCAGTAGAACATTTCTTGGGTAAGCCACTTAGTTCAGCTGATCCCAGTtatcacacagagaatgtggCTAAGATGCAAGATTGCTCAATTATTTTAAGATTTTCAAAATCCTCTCAGAACAGGTAccataaacagtgtgtgtgtatgtgtgcgtgcacgcatgtgtctgtgcctgtgtacgtgcacgcgcatgtgtctGTTTCGTGTgtgcacacctgtgtgtgtgtgtgtgcctgtgtgtctatgtgtctgtgtgcgttcaGACGATGAGCGGGTGCTGGTGGAGCTGGCGTGCGGCGCGGCGTTAGCCGCAGTGTACAGCGGACTGATCCAGAGGCTGCAGGAAGAGGGCCGTCTACCGAAACCGCTGGGCTCTCTGGTGATGATTGTGTGTGGAGGAAGTTCTGTCAGCATGGCTCAACTGCAGCACTTTCAGACAGCTTTACGCAGATGAACGTCAGAAAACGTCTCCCGCAGTCTGAACATAAAAATCCACAGTGACGATTTTTAATGGCTTTGACATACTAAAAGTGCGCAGATTTAGAGTTTTAATTAGCTTGGATCTTCAGTCCATTATGACAAATCTCTAGCAGAAGACccattatttttcttcctctcttgcCTCAGGCTTTTTAGAGATATAAGAATTGCAGATTGAAATAATGTATTACTTTAATTTGGAAGCTGAAGGTTCTTGGACCTCTTGCTAAGCCAAGTCAGATAACACTTTAGGTAGTGTTGTGGCAATGAGGAATAGCATTTAGGAATAAGGCCGAGTTACTTGCCTTTCAGGCCAGCAGATGGCGCCCATGCTTGCTTTTCAGCTCAAACCAATGGTTGTAGTCCATTGGTTTGCTCTGCAGATATTCTTATCATATAGATATTCTCTGCAGAGATGTGTGAAAAGTTCATGGGGTTCAGTGCCTATGCTTGCACATCACAGTTTGTTTATTATCATGTATTTAAGCATGTTAGCCTGACCTATTCACCaagctcattttaaaatggaaatgttcagtgctgtggacaAAGCCAATTAAATGGTATGATTTTACTATGGGAAGTGTGCATGTTGCATGTGTTCTCATTTCCTTTGCTTTAGGACACCTCAGCTGATCTATGGTGAAGTCACAGAGGCCACACCCGTCGTAATGGTTCTTTagaaaatgctgaaatattATTGTGAAAATCCAAAACCGTATTGTCACATAGAGGATCGTACTGTAGGAATCCACCTGATATTGAAATTCAGTCAAGTCACAGTCAAGAACTACCTTTTCACCAATGTATTGTACTGCACATTCCTTGGATCATCAACCTCTATTTCAATGTAAAGAGATTATCGAAAGACACTTTTGACAAATGTCCCCTAAGGAGAGGGGTAAACAGAAGTAACAGCCAGTTATGGTGTTGATGGTTGGTCTACCTGTGTCATCACCATGGATGTATTTCTGTACAATCCTTTTCCCTATCGATTAGTTTCATGCCAGACTTGCCTGACCACAAGAAAAGATAATTAGATATAACTGATGTGAAATATTCACTTTCATCCTGAGAGATTCCCAGGAATTATTTGCAATATATAGTTTGTATggaagtttatttatttaaaagctGCTGAGTTGTTTTTCCTCAGGAACCTTTTGCTAGAGCATAAAAACTGACCACTCTGTAGGGAGAATGAGCATGGAATAAAGGGTCATTTAATTAGACTGTGTTTCCATAAACTACTTTGCAGTGACCGTACATATTTCTCTCCACGGTCTGCATTCTTAAAGGTTAAGCACAGATCAAAGACTTAAGATTGATTTTCCAGCCTTGAAAAGACCCCATAAGCTTCTCACCTGCTGCTAACATCAATGGTCAGTTCTCTAAAAATCACAGATATgactaaacccaaaacactctTAACACATAAGGGTCGATTTTCATTAAGACAGAATATCACAGTTTAGTACATTTGAGGCACATGATACTTTATGTGCTTTTGTACTGAAATATAGAGGTGTTTCAACATCCAGTTTGAAAAATGTCACAGTGCCATGTGTTTGAGTCTGTTCAGAGGTTGTACTAAATGCTGACTGGTTTTGGACTGGgtctttttaatctgtgtggTCTAATGAAAGGGGACAAGTAATGGAAGTCGTGCTGTCACCCATGCAAATTAATCTCAGCTTTTTAAACACAATTTGACACGTTTTCAATCATCTGAAACAGGTAGGAACTTGATGGCTTACCCTTTCAATTTCAAATCTCTGTAAATTTCCAACTGCTCCAAAAAAAAGGTCTATCATTGCTCATGACCTTTGATGTTTGGATTTATATATGTGGACAAGAGTTGACAGTTTCCCTTTTGTTTAAAATTTCAGAGCCTGAGGAAATCTAAACATTTACAGGTTAACATTCAACTTGATCAGCCACTTTTTAAAAGACACATTATAACTGTCTGCTTTCATATAGTTACAGTATACACACAACTCACAGGCAAAGGAAACTTAGTAGATGGCAAAGTCTTAGATTCATGGTCTCTAGACTTGTACAGTAAACACTGAGAGCTGTCAGAGGAACACAAAGACCCCAGGTGAACTATTCCTTCTCACAAATGTTTGGTTTCTCACCAACGGCAACAGGCAAGTTTCTCTGCTATAATCAAACAAAAAGCACATTTGTTGAGCATGAAGTGTACATTTCTGTTCAAAATCAGTAATTATGGTTTTAACGTGAGGGATGGGGAAACATTAAATAGATGTAATCCTTTTGGAACTCCGTTTGAACTCCTTAGTGTTTTACATGCAACAAAGACgggtctgtttttcttttttcctttttttttttggagaggggaGCTTATCGAGAGCCCAGCGTTATAGCACATATCTCCATTAGTACCTGAACAGGCTAACAATACGCAGACCCTggctgtttaaatatttacgCACCACTAATACTCCCAGGCCAACCTTTAGAAGTGCTGCCCTCTCTGTACATTAAACAGGCTATCCGTTCCGACATCACGGCTTTGGCCCGGTTCACTGGCTTGCTGCAGAGGTGAAAGGAACTGTGGTTGGCTCCTAAACAGACATTCATTGGCTGCCAAGAGACAGGGTTGAGTTGAAAGTCAAGCTATGGCCCCGGCCGCTCTACTGATATGAACAAAAAGATCCGACCATAATGGCTAAACAGAAATATCAGgattattgtcattttaataacatCAACATAGTTTTTCGGAGATTATTGTGAGGTCACTTGAGGGCGGAGATTCCGGACACAGGTGACAATTCTCAGTCATGATGGATTCTACTGGTATGACCAATACCGGGTTTTTGTAAAAGTGCACTGTGGAAAACGCGCGGTGAGTTTCAGCCCTTTTTTAAAGGCGGCCTTCGCCAGCGTAGCTCTCTCGCTCAGTCTGCATCACCAGCTGCTGTCGTGTCTTTAATTCCACCAGACACCCCCTATGTACAATTATTCCCATAATCCCCAGTAATTCTGTCTGTGGCCTGTTTTGGCCGAATAAATCCCACAAACCCCTCCCCcttggcagttttttttaaggcaGATGACTTAAACATTCAGTTTGTTGTATCACACGTTATGCTGAAACATTAGACAATATGGCCACAGTGACTGTCGGCAG
Proteins encoded in this region:
- the sdsl gene encoding serine dehydratase-like; protein product: MSNLEGFHLNTPLLESTDMSKRAGTTVYLKMESSQPSGSFKIRGIGHLCQSVVASGSKGVVCSSGGNAGMATAYAARKLNIPATIVVPSSTPQLILQKLRDWGASVHVFGKVWDDANTEALRLVQTEGLGYVPPFDHPLLWKGHSSIVWELKASLPSQPGAIVLSVGGGGLFCGVMQGLDEVGWGDVPVICMETVGADCLNAAVKAGQLVTLPDIVSAAKCLGAKTACSQAFEYSKRPNVISEVVTDLQALEAVEHFLDDERVLVELACGAALAAVYSGLIQRLQEEGRLPKPLGSLVMIVCGGSSVSMAQLQHFQTALRR